One genomic window of Acidobacteriota bacterium includes the following:
- a CDS encoding multicopper oxidase domain-containing protein has translation MPRYSRRGTGEPLLTRRFLSGLFFVVLSVGAYASDSAAVPAPAARANDNRTPAGELKNGVLTLQLEIVPSTWYPEQDGGKSFPVYAFAEKGKPPQIPGPLLRVSQGGIVRVEIRNTLAMAMFVRGFQTPLPVPIAPGGTAHVEFSASTPGTFYYTARSCKMSIRDIGLLDLVADLSMGENPFEVESQLEGAFIVDPPGASTNDRIFMITNWMSGVVAPPFREALAINGKSWPYTERLTYSSGDSARWRLINASVSDHAMHLHGFYFAVNSVGDQDRDQIYAPDQLFHAVTQRLEPGTTSSLTWVPERVGRWLFHCHMTGHMAPNSVVLTGQMDSHAPHEMPSDSAGMMGLVLGVTVTPGKDRTATPPPTQKARQLKLFVRETPATPLSLVRMGYVLQEGEPKDGATKESDAPFSVPGPPIVLTRGEPTEITVVNQLKNQTAVHWHGIELESYYDGVAGYGGNSPQVTPSIPPGGTFVARMTPPRAGTFIYHTHWHDVEQLTNGLYGPIIVVEPGEKFDPETDKIFVIGRQAPDESPSTVQVINGSAQPAEMQFTSGTKYRLRFINIGSNDADLSVSILANNGQPVTWRALAKDGWSLPAAQATVRPAIQPISVGETYDFEFKPERQEELTLLIRARFSKITVAQSVRVK, from the coding sequence ATGCCGCGTTACTCTCGCCGCGGCACTGGAGAGCCACTTCTGACGCGTCGATTTCTGTCTGGCCTGTTCTTTGTCGTTCTTTCTGTCGGAGCGTACGCCTCCGACTCAGCTGCGGTTCCTGCTCCCGCCGCGCGTGCCAATGACAATCGCACTCCTGCCGGCGAACTGAAGAATGGCGTTTTAACTCTGCAACTCGAGATTGTCCCGTCTACCTGGTATCCCGAACAGGACGGAGGCAAGAGCTTCCCGGTGTACGCCTTCGCGGAAAAGGGAAAGCCGCCGCAGATCCCAGGGCCGCTGCTGCGCGTGTCTCAGGGCGGCATCGTGCGCGTCGAGATTCGCAATACGCTGGCGATGGCGATGTTCGTTCGCGGTTTTCAGACGCCGTTACCCGTTCCCATCGCCCCTGGAGGCACGGCCCACGTGGAGTTCTCGGCCTCCACTCCCGGCACGTTTTACTACACGGCGCGCAGTTGCAAGATGTCGATCCGCGACATCGGACTTCTCGATCTCGTGGCGGACTTGTCGATGGGTGAGAATCCATTTGAAGTGGAAAGCCAGCTCGAAGGCGCGTTCATCGTGGATCCTCCCGGAGCCTCGACCAACGACCGCATTTTCATGATCACGAACTGGATGTCGGGAGTGGTTGCGCCGCCGTTTCGTGAGGCTCTGGCCATCAACGGAAAATCTTGGCCTTACACCGAGCGCCTTACATATAGCAGCGGCGATTCGGCGCGCTGGCGTCTCATCAATGCCAGCGTCAGCGATCACGCCATGCATCTGCACGGATTCTATTTCGCAGTGAACAGCGTCGGAGACCAGGATCGCGATCAAATTTACGCGCCCGACCAGCTTTTTCATGCGGTCACGCAGCGCCTCGAACCGGGAACGACTTCATCGCTCACGTGGGTTCCCGAACGCGTTGGCCGATGGCTCTTTCACTGCCATATGACGGGCCACATGGCGCCGAACAGTGTTGTCCTCACGGGACAAATGGATTCCCATGCGCCTCATGAGATGCCCAGTGATTCGGCGGGCATGATGGGCCTGGTGCTCGGTGTCACCGTTACTCCCGGAAAGGATCGCACTGCCACGCCACCTCCGACACAGAAGGCGCGCCAGCTCAAGCTGTTCGTACGCGAAACTCCGGCAACTCCGCTCTCACTCGTGCGCATGGGGTACGTCCTGCAGGAGGGCGAACCCAAAGACGGAGCTACGAAAGAGAGCGATGCGCCGTTTTCCGTGCCCGGTCCGCCCATCGTGCTCACGCGTGGCGAGCCCACCGAGATCACCGTCGTGAACCAACTCAAGAATCAAACCGCCGTTCACTGGCACGGCATCGAACTCGAAAGTTACTACGACGGCGTGGCCGGATATGGCGGCAATTCGCCGCAAGTCACGCCCTCGATTCCCCCCGGAGGCACCTTCGTTGCGCGCATGACTCCTCCTCGCGCCGGGACCTTCATCTATCACACCCACTGGCACGACGTTGAGCAGCTCACGAACGGGCTCTATGGTCCGATCATCGTGGTCGAGCCGGGAGAGAAATTCGATCCTGAGACGGACAAGATTTTTGTCATTGGCCGCCAGGCTCCTGATGAGAGTCCATCGACAGTTCAGGTGATTAATGGCTCTGCGCAGCCTGCGGAAATGCAGTTTACTAGTGGCACGAAGTATCGCCTGCGGTTTATCAATATCGGGTCCAACGACGCCGACTTGTCGGTTTCGATCCTTGCCAATAATGGACAGCCCGTTACGTGGAGAGCTCTGGCAAAGGACGGTTGGAGCCTACCGGCCGCGCAAGCCACGGTTCGTCCCGCTATTCAACCCATCAGTGTCGGCGAAACCTACGACTTCGAATTTAAGCCCGAACGCCAGGAGGAATTAACCCTCCTGATCCGCGCGCGATTTTCGAAGATCACAGTCGCCCAATCCGTTCGAGTCAAGTGA
- a CDS encoding DUF2339 domain-containing protein, giving the protein MEDFGILIGLAVLGALIVLPIWMIARILGLRRQLEDEQRGNTLHWQNLTARLHVLETEVKELRGSSTATAPAGQYREGRSDVPANTPVAEISQAHDATPTIPPVMADIVPATPPEVEPPTTVLPPPPVRRPPTPSAAETSVAAPSPPSEVAQAPQPASRSGLDLEEMLGTNWLNKIGIGILVLGLAFFLAYQLQNLGPAGKVLLGVALSGGMIAIGVRYESNQRYRILARASAAGGWSLLYFVSYAVYHVPAAHVIESRELDFFLMIAVAAAIVWYSLRYKSQTTTALALVLSYLTVGIHHASFYSLAASIILAITIVTLALRMQWFALEIFGILATYFNHFLWVSPVIESMGPVRVEFPEFRLSILLLVFYWLLFRLSYIYRKIDNTEQERLSTAAALLNGFCLLGLFRYQSVHPEWAFWALLLLGAVELGLAALAARRRRVAFIVLATLASALLFAAIPFHYSGLDLSVLWLIAAEAFLLAGVFTSEVVFRRVGMVTLLVVTGQMIFGTGATLLELRLGNVPSTPPDYATGVLFAVGSFLCYLNAHWVRTRWPELFKLEFDAAIVESFTYVGGFLALLGTWFAFPGMATAVVWGTLALLLGVAGNKFVQQSLAIQGNLAALAAIGRLITLNLTSDQQWHGLSLRLVTVGITALLLYAAAPFARSADQEDGGPWSMFTAAYTWAASILLGALIWYEVAPVNVAVAWMVLGLVLLEIGIAWQAGFLRWQSYTALTAGFLQVMWANLEAMGGGQISPNTSRVLPLALAYYYADWRLGRAGSKSAESKLAGKFFAYLGTATLVALLYFELPDSWIAAGWAVLALIAIACAFAIQRRDYLHHSYLVAFAVAIRVVGYNFFQSDPAGTLFAQSQKFYAGTAIALLFAGLPFAFALRRAKLWHTSTFPLDRRPEQVFFFVPVSLLTILIALESTRGQLTVNWGIEGVTAFLFAVWVGERSFRLTGLGLLLACAAKIFLIDVWGLDPQSKYITLIALGAALVLVSYLYTRYKEKFRQYL; this is encoded by the coding sequence ATGGAAGACTTTGGCATCCTCATCGGGCTGGCTGTGCTTGGCGCGCTCATTGTTCTTCCCATCTGGATGATTGCAAGGATCCTGGGCCTTCGCCGCCAGCTTGAGGATGAGCAGCGTGGCAACACACTCCACTGGCAGAATCTCACCGCACGGCTCCACGTTCTTGAAACCGAAGTCAAGGAATTGAGGGGGTCGTCTACAGCGACAGCTCCAGCGGGTCAATACCGTGAAGGTCGATCCGATGTGCCCGCTAATACTCCGGTCGCGGAAATCTCGCAGGCGCATGACGCGACGCCGACGATTCCACCGGTCATGGCGGACATCGTCCCGGCGACCCCACCGGAAGTAGAGCCCCCGACAACTGTTCTGCCGCCGCCACCGGTGCGTCGCCCGCCGACTCCTTCAGCAGCGGAGACGTCTGTCGCCGCTCCGTCTCCGCCTTCGGAAGTTGCTCAGGCCCCTCAGCCAGCTTCACGAAGTGGACTTGATCTCGAAGAAATGCTTGGCACGAACTGGCTAAATAAGATCGGTATTGGCATCCTCGTGTTGGGCTTGGCATTTTTTCTCGCCTACCAGCTTCAAAATCTCGGGCCCGCCGGAAAGGTTCTCCTCGGGGTTGCGCTCAGCGGCGGCATGATCGCGATCGGAGTGCGTTACGAATCGAATCAGCGCTACCGCATACTCGCTCGCGCGAGCGCCGCTGGAGGTTGGTCTCTCCTTTATTTTGTCAGCTACGCGGTCTACCACGTCCCCGCCGCGCATGTGATTGAGTCCCGCGAGTTGGATTTCTTCCTGATGATCGCGGTCGCAGCCGCCATCGTTTGGTACAGCCTTCGCTACAAATCGCAAACCACGACCGCATTGGCGCTGGTTCTTTCCTATCTCACCGTCGGCATTCATCACGCGTCGTTTTACAGCCTCGCAGCCAGCATCATCCTGGCCATCACCATCGTTACCCTCGCCCTCCGGATGCAATGGTTCGCGCTCGAAATCTTCGGCATACTCGCCACCTACTTCAATCATTTCCTGTGGGTCTCGCCAGTGATTGAAAGCATGGGACCCGTCCGGGTTGAGTTTCCGGAATTTCGCCTCAGTATTCTTCTGCTCGTCTTCTATTGGCTGCTCTTCAGGCTTTCCTATATCTACCGAAAGATTGATAACACCGAGCAGGAGCGTCTTTCCACCGCCGCCGCCCTGCTCAACGGGTTCTGCCTGCTCGGCCTCTTTCGCTATCAGTCCGTACATCCTGAGTGGGCATTCTGGGCTCTACTTCTGCTCGGGGCCGTCGAACTGGGATTGGCTGCTTTGGCTGCGCGTCGCCGCCGGGTTGCCTTCATCGTGCTAGCGACCCTGGCTTCAGCCCTTCTGTTCGCGGCGATTCCATTTCACTACAGTGGTTTGGATCTATCCGTGCTGTGGCTGATCGCCGCCGAAGCCTTCCTGTTGGCAGGCGTGTTCACAAGCGAGGTTGTATTCCGCCGTGTGGGGATGGTCACCCTCCTGGTCGTCACAGGGCAAATGATATTCGGGACGGGCGCGACTTTACTGGAGTTGCGATTAGGCAATGTCCCAAGCACGCCACCTGATTACGCCACCGGTGTGCTCTTCGCCGTGGGTTCGTTCCTTTGTTATCTCAACGCGCACTGGGTCCGGACACGCTGGCCGGAACTATTCAAACTCGAGTTCGACGCCGCGATTGTCGAATCTTTCACTTATGTCGGAGGATTCCTCGCTCTCCTGGGAACATGGTTTGCATTTCCGGGGATGGCAACCGCTGTCGTCTGGGGGACTCTCGCTCTTCTGCTAGGCGTGGCCGGGAATAAATTTGTGCAGCAGTCGTTGGCGATTCAAGGGAACCTTGCCGCTCTCGCTGCGATCGGCCGCCTGATTACACTCAATCTCACTTCTGATCAGCAATGGCACGGCCTCAGCCTGCGATTGGTCACCGTCGGTATAACCGCCTTGCTGTTGTATGCTGCTGCACCTTTTGCACGCAGCGCTGATCAGGAAGATGGCGGACCCTGGTCGATGTTCACGGCAGCCTATACCTGGGCTGCTTCGATCTTGCTCGGGGCGTTGATCTGGTACGAAGTGGCTCCGGTTAACGTTGCAGTGGCATGGATGGTGCTCGGCCTCGTGCTCCTCGAAATCGGTATCGCCTGGCAAGCCGGTTTCTTGCGATGGCAGAGTTACACGGCACTCACCGCCGGCTTCCTGCAGGTCATGTGGGCCAATCTCGAAGCGATGGGCGGCGGACAGATCAGCCCGAACACCTCCCGAGTGCTACCTCTAGCACTCGCGTACTACTACGCGGATTGGCGCCTGGGCCGCGCAGGATCGAAGAGTGCGGAATCGAAACTAGCGGGCAAATTCTTCGCCTATCTGGGAACGGCCACGCTGGTCGCGCTGCTCTATTTTGAATTACCGGATTCGTGGATCGCGGCCGGATGGGCTGTACTGGCTCTGATCGCCATAGCCTGTGCATTTGCAATCCAGCGGCGCGACTACCTTCACCATTCTTACTTGGTGGCGTTTGCCGTCGCAATCCGGGTCGTCGGCTATAACTTCTTCCAATCCGATCCTGCCGGTACCTTGTTTGCACAGAGCCAGAAATTTTATGCCGGAACCGCAATCGCACTCTTGTTCGCCGGGTTACCATTTGCCTTCGCGCTGCGCCGAGCGAAGTTGTGGCACACCAGTACCTTCCCGCTGGACCGTCGGCCGGAGCAAGTATTCTTCTTTGTCCCCGTCAGCCTGCTGACCATCTTGATTGCGCTGGAATCGACGCGCGGCCAACTCACGGTCAACTGGGGTATCGAGGGCGTGACCGCCTTCCTGTTCGCCGTCTGGGTCGGAGAGCGCAGCTTCCGGCTTACAGGACTCGGCTTGCTCCTGGCATGCGCCGCCAAGATATTCCTGATCGACGTCTGGGGACTCGATCCGCAGTCTAAATACATCACACTGATTGCACTCGGCGCGGCATTGGTGCTGGTTTCGTACCTCTATACGAGGTACAAGGAGAAGTTCCGGCAGTATCTGTGA
- a CDS encoding ATP-dependent Clp protease ATP-binding subunit: protein MRTNLATVLDPTRRSNDARDFDSTLRRKIVGQDQAVEKVAEIYQMFLAGLNAPGRPVGNLLFLGPTGSGKTRVVEAMAEALFGDARACIKIDCAEFQHSHEIAKLIGSPPGYLGHRETHPLLTQEALNQWHTDKLKLSILLFDEIEKASDSLWQLLLGILDKATLTLGDNRRVDLSNCIIIMTSNLGASEMGNLVNGGLGFAPKAVQVDSTLDDKINRTAVDAARRKFSPEFMNRIDKVVVFKTLRPSDLEQILEIELGMVQQRVLMAAGVNQFVFNCTPKVKEFLLVEGTDPKYGARHLKRAIEKNIVFPLANLVATGQVKLGDFIRIDMLGENKLTFVKEAEGAMVPVLLERYGAAAGAPAVAARAARPIAVRKEFGAGLNESK, encoded by the coding sequence ATGAGAACGAATCTCGCAACCGTCCTCGACCCGACTCGTCGCAGCAACGATGCGCGCGACTTCGACAGCACCCTGCGGCGGAAGATCGTCGGACAGGATCAGGCGGTCGAAAAAGTGGCGGAAATTTACCAGATGTTCCTGGCCGGACTGAACGCGCCGGGACGTCCGGTGGGCAACCTGCTGTTTCTGGGACCGACCGGTTCCGGCAAGACGCGGGTGGTCGAAGCAATGGCCGAAGCACTCTTCGGCGATGCGCGCGCTTGCATCAAGATCGACTGCGCTGAATTTCAGCACTCGCACGAGATTGCAAAGCTGATCGGTTCGCCTCCGGGATACCTGGGACATCGCGAGACGCATCCCCTGCTGACGCAGGAAGCATTGAACCAGTGGCACACCGACAAGCTGAAGCTCTCGATTCTCCTGTTCGACGAAATCGAGAAGGCTTCGGACTCGCTCTGGCAGCTACTGCTCGGCATTCTCGACAAGGCCACGCTCACGCTGGGCGATAACCGGCGCGTCGACTTGTCGAATTGCATCATCATCATGACCTCGAACCTGGGCGCCAGCGAGATGGGCAACCTGGTAAACGGCGGATTGGGCTTTGCACCGAAAGCGGTGCAAGTGGATTCGACGCTCGACGACAAAATCAACCGCACGGCCGTGGACGCGGCGCGGCGCAAGTTCTCGCCCGAGTTCATGAACCGTATCGACAAGGTGGTCGTGTTCAAGACGCTGCGACCCAGCGACCTCGAACAGATCCTGGAAATTGAATTGGGAATGGTCCAGCAGCGCGTACTGATGGCTGCGGGCGTCAACCAGTTCGTTTTCAATTGCACTCCGAAGGTTAAGGAGTTTCTGCTGGTGGAAGGCACGGATCCGAAATACGGAGCGCGCCACCTGAAGCGGGCGATTGAGAAAAACATTGTCTTTCCGCTGGCGAACCTGGTGGCGACCGGGCAGGTCAAGCTGGGAGACTTCATCCGGATCGATATGCTGGGTGAAAACAAGCTTACTTTCGTGAAGGAAGCCGAAGGCGCGATGGTCCCGGTGCTGCTCGAACGCTATGGAGCAGCAGCTGGAGCACCGGCAGTGGCAGCGCGAGCGGCACGTCCGATAGCGGTGCGCAAGGAATTCGGCGCCGGGCTGAACGAGAGTAAATAG
- a CDS encoding M48 family metalloprotease — protein sequence MIRSSHSTRAIALGLTLCLVTPGLLEARVQPSHGFNMFSAQEEVQAGQQAADQVGKQLPLLPDSDPVTKYVQSLGAQLAAHAPGEKWPYQFHVVNQKEINAFALPGGPVFVNLGTIQASDNEAELAGVIAHEISHVVQRHGTRAASKQMAAQLPLALLGGLLGGGALSKMTQLGLSFGIGSYFLKNSRTAEREADLLGSDVLYDTGYDPHQMAAFFRKLQAQGGSRAPEFLSDHPDPGNRYEYVSKEANSLPAKSYRGNTGEFLAVKQRVSGMKPLTAQEIAAQQKAQGGLGAGAAIPSTSTKTLEHNQFRISYPDNWQVYGDNASAVTIAPENGISQNAIAYGVMINTYQPETSSAGLDKNTHELIDSLKQSNPDLRLVGRDEDIRVNGITGKSADLIGSSPIKDSQGAPTRERDWLVAFPRSDGSLLFVVFIAPDGDFGKARPAFEQMLRSLKIK from the coding sequence ATGATCCGATCGTCGCACAGTACTCGAGCTATCGCACTCGGTCTAACGCTGTGCCTGGTGACGCCGGGACTACTGGAAGCACGGGTTCAGCCGTCGCACGGCTTCAACATGTTTTCCGCGCAGGAAGAAGTACAGGCCGGACAACAGGCGGCGGACCAGGTGGGGAAGCAATTGCCGCTGCTGCCCGATTCAGATCCTGTGACGAAGTACGTCCAGAGCCTGGGCGCGCAGCTGGCGGCGCATGCTCCGGGCGAAAAGTGGCCATACCAGTTTCATGTGGTCAATCAGAAAGAAATCAATGCCTTCGCATTGCCCGGCGGGCCGGTCTTCGTGAATCTGGGAACGATCCAGGCCTCGGACAACGAGGCGGAACTTGCCGGCGTAATTGCGCATGAGATTTCGCATGTCGTGCAACGCCACGGAACGCGGGCCGCAAGTAAGCAGATGGCCGCCCAGCTTCCGCTGGCTCTACTCGGCGGACTGCTGGGTGGCGGCGCTCTGTCTAAAATGACGCAACTCGGGCTGTCGTTCGGGATTGGCTCGTACTTTCTGAAGAATTCACGCACCGCCGAGCGGGAAGCAGATCTACTGGGCAGCGACGTCCTGTATGACACGGGATACGATCCGCACCAGATGGCCGCTTTCTTCCGCAAGCTGCAAGCACAGGGTGGATCGCGGGCGCCGGAATTCCTCAGCGATCACCCCGACCCGGGAAATCGCTACGAGTATGTTTCGAAAGAGGCCAATTCCCTGCCCGCAAAAAGCTATCGCGGCAATACGGGAGAATTTCTGGCGGTCAAACAGCGCGTTTCCGGAATGAAGCCCCTCACCGCACAGGAAATTGCGGCACAACAAAAAGCGCAGGGCGGGCTGGGAGCGGGCGCCGCGATCCCGAGTACAAGTACGAAAACTCTGGAGCACAATCAATTTCGCATTTCGTATCCCGACAACTGGCAGGTTTATGGCGACAATGCTTCGGCGGTCACCATCGCTCCCGAGAACGGCATCTCGCAGAATGCGATTGCCTATGGCGTGATGATCAATACCTATCAGCCAGAAACCAGTTCCGCTGGACTCGATAAGAATACGCATGAACTGATTGATTCCTTGAAACAGTCGAATCCGGATCTGCGGCTGGTAGGGCGCGACGAAGATATCCGGGTGAATGGAATTACCGGGAAATCTGCCGACCTGATTGGTTCGTCGCCGATCAAAGACTCGCAGGGCGCACCCACTCGCGAGCGCGACTGGCTGGTAGCGTTTCCGCGATCCGATGGATCGTTGTTGTTTGTAGTTTTCATCGCACCCGACGGTGATTTCGGAAAAGCGCGGCCGGCATTTGAACAGATGCTGCGGTCGCTGAAGATCAAGTAA
- a CDS encoding polymer-forming cytoskeletal protein has protein sequence MLQSPEPKYSPATPTNSYVPVKTAAPTMEQATIGKTLVIKGEVSGSEALFIDGRVDGSLSFPDSRVTVGRHGNVTATVIAKELVIMGKVEGNVECSDRLDIRAEGSLSGDVVTHRISVEEGAILKGGVEVRTPEKKPQQNQGKQDAPKTMAATAGA, from the coding sequence ATGCTGCAGTCTCCGGAACCGAAGTATTCTCCAGCGACCCCCACAAATAGTTATGTCCCCGTAAAGACGGCAGCTCCCACAATGGAGCAGGCCACGATCGGAAAAACCCTGGTTATCAAGGGCGAAGTGAGCGGCTCCGAAGCACTCTTTATCGACGGCCGTGTGGATGGAAGTCTCAGTTTTCCGGATAGCCGCGTCACCGTAGGCCGCCATGGAAATGTGACCGCCACCGTAATCGCAAAAGAGCTGGTCATCATGGGCAAGGTTGAAGGCAACGTGGAATGCTCCGATCGCCTGGATATCCGCGCCGAGGGCTCGCTCTCGGGCGATGTCGTTACGCATCGCATCAGCGTCGAAGAAGGCGCAATCCTGAAGGGCGGCGTTGAAGTACGCACTCCGGAAAAGAAACCGCAGCAGAATCAGGGCAAACAGGACGCTCCGAAGACGATGGCCGCTACCGCGGGCGCGTAA
- the msrB gene encoding peptide-methionine (R)-S-oxide reductase MsrB — translation MPEKLNEKVVKTEAEWREQLSPEQFHVAREAGTERAFTGKYWNHHEGGTYHCVGCGAPLFDSETKFDSGTGWPSFYAPTDPQHVSEHTDRTYGMTRTEARCAHCDAHLGHVFPDGPKPTGQRYCMNSASLDFKPKK, via the coding sequence ATGCCTGAAAAACTGAACGAAAAAGTGGTTAAGACCGAAGCCGAGTGGCGAGAGCAGTTGTCCCCGGAGCAGTTTCACGTCGCGCGGGAAGCCGGCACCGAACGCGCCTTCACCGGCAAGTATTGGAACCATCACGAGGGCGGGACGTATCACTGCGTCGGATGTGGCGCACCGCTGTTTGATTCCGAAACCAAGTTTGATTCCGGCACGGGATGGCCCAGTTTCTATGCTCCGACTGACCCGCAGCACGTCAGCGAGCATACCGATCGCACCTACGGCATGACCCGCACAGAAGCTCGTTGCGCGCATTGTGACGCGCATCTTGGACACGTGTTTCCCGACGGCCCAAAGCCGACCGGGCAGCGCTACTGCATGAACTCAGCTTCCCTGGATTTCAAGCCGAAAAAGTAA
- a CDS encoding DUF882 domain-containing protein, producing MGDLSPHFSKAELACHCCGTLKIDWRLVDALEELRRLVGKPLVIHDGYRCDHHNQEVGGVTDSEHTRGLAADINIPGLSLQQMYDLALGVSAFAEGGIGAYDHGFLHVDVRNHCTRWARVKGQYVGIQHLVEEPTLLAKAKAEDAFRSG from the coding sequence ATGGGCGACCTGAGTCCTCATTTTTCCAAAGCTGAGCTGGCCTGCCACTGCTGCGGCACTCTCAAGATCGACTGGCGGCTCGTCGACGCCCTGGAAGAATTGCGGCGCTTGGTGGGAAAGCCGCTCGTGATCCATGATGGCTATCGGTGCGACCACCATAATCAGGAAGTAGGCGGGGTCACGGATAGCGAACATACGCGCGGGCTGGCTGCGGATATCAATATCCCAGGGTTGTCTCTGCAACAAATGTACGACCTCGCGCTCGGCGTGTCCGCTTTTGCGGAGGGAGGCATCGGCGCCTACGACCACGGTTTCCTCCATGTGGACGTGCGCAACCACTGCACAAGGTGGGCACGCGTGAAGGGCCAATACGTGGGCATCCAACACCTCGTGGAGGAACCAACGTTGTTGGCGAAAGCCAAGGCTGAAGACGCTTTTCGCTCGGGTTAG
- a CDS encoding choice-of-anchor D domain-containing protein — protein MSQSKKLVFRSGTMVVCCLALTGALTFAQNSKTTVRYPAGHAVSQPLRELPIDVLGLHDREAPEPKPIPMGVRGTAKPAGPDSVLQKEVRPNVGATQGINFEGIGASGFAPSDVNLAVGPNHIVQTVNVRLAVYNKSGALLSGPTNLTTFFGPVGGACAAGASDPIVNYDRLADRWVISDVGIGATFSECVAVSKTNDPAGAYVLYNFSFGANLNDYPKLGVWPTASNSAYLATYNIFLNGRAFGGSDICGFDRTKMLAGAANPAQLCVMTPNTEGGYLPADLDGPTTPVDGQPGPFLTWQNNNPGQLFLRKLTMNFATSAVSLSAPITINVANATLACGNGGTCVPQKGTTQTLDTLGDRMMYRMAYRRFADHDRVVVNHSVDNGGPVAVRWYEILDPLTAPTVNQQGTFAPDATYRWMASAAMDKSNDIAIGYSASSATINPAIRFTGRVPSDPAGTLETEASILEGTGSQTAGLSRWGDYTALQVDPADDCTFWYTDQYEKVSGTFNWNSRIGSFAFTNCGGGGGGPAVSLVPASLKWGKIFVGVKSGAKTITLTNTGSATLNISSIAASGDFAIKTVAKSCKATVAAGASCLIKVTFTPTQLGVRTGQVTITDNAPDSPQHVSLTGTGK, from the coding sequence TTGAGTCAATCCAAGAAACTTGTTTTCCGCAGCGGGACAATGGTCGTTTGTTGTCTCGCGCTGACGGGCGCACTGACATTCGCTCAAAACAGCAAGACGACGGTTCGATATCCCGCTGGTCACGCCGTATCACAACCGCTTCGCGAACTGCCCATCGATGTGCTGGGCCTGCATGATCGGGAAGCTCCCGAACCGAAGCCGATTCCGATGGGTGTGCGCGGAACTGCCAAGCCGGCCGGACCAGACTCGGTATTACAAAAAGAAGTCCGCCCGAACGTTGGCGCAACGCAGGGCATCAATTTCGAAGGCATCGGAGCCAGCGGTTTTGCTCCTTCCGACGTGAACCTGGCTGTCGGTCCGAATCACATTGTGCAGACCGTCAACGTGCGGCTCGCGGTGTACAACAAGAGCGGCGCACTCCTTTCCGGTCCCACCAACCTGACGACTTTCTTTGGTCCCGTGGGCGGAGCCTGCGCGGCCGGCGCGAGCGATCCGATTGTGAACTACGACCGTCTCGCGGATCGCTGGGTGATCAGCGATGTAGGCATCGGCGCCACATTCTCGGAGTGCGTGGCGGTTTCCAAGACGAATGATCCGGCCGGAGCCTATGTGCTCTACAACTTCAGCTTTGGGGCGAATTTGAACGATTATCCGAAGCTAGGAGTCTGGCCAACGGCGAGCAACAGCGCCTATCTCGCAACCTACAACATCTTCCTGAACGGCCGGGCGTTCGGTGGCTCTGATATCTGCGGCTTCGACCGGACAAAGATGCTGGCAGGTGCGGCGAATCCCGCCCAACTTTGCGTTATGACACCGAACACGGAAGGTGGCTATCTACCCGCCGACCTGGATGGCCCGACCACTCCTGTCGACGGACAGCCGGGACCATTCCTCACGTGGCAGAACAACAATCCTGGACAGCTGTTCCTGCGTAAGCTCACCATGAACTTCGCGACCAGCGCAGTTTCGCTGTCAGCCCCGATCACGATCAACGTGGCGAACGCGACTCTGGCTTGTGGAAACGGCGGCACCTGCGTTCCGCAAAAGGGCACGACGCAAACGCTCGACACGCTGGGCGATCGCATGATGTATCGCATGGCGTATCGCCGTTTCGCGGATCATGACCGGGTTGTCGTGAACCACTCCGTAGACAATGGCGGCCCGGTAGCAGTGCGCTGGTACGAGATTCTCGACCCGCTCACCGCGCCGACAGTCAACCAACAAGGGACATTCGCACCGGATGCTACTTACCGCTGGATGGCCAGTGCTGCGATGGACAAGTCCAACGACATTGCCATCGGCTACAGTGCATCCAGCGCTACTATCAATCCGGCCATTCGCTTTACGGGCCGCGTGCCCAGCGATCCGGCGGGCACGCTCGAAACCGAAGCGAGCATCCTCGAAGGTACTGGATCGCAGACTGCCGGCCTGAGCCGTTGGGGTGATTACACAGCCCTACAGGTTGATCCGGCTGATGACTGCACCTTCTGGTACACCGATCAGTACGAAAAAGTGAGCGGCACATTTAACTGGAATTCGCGCATCGGATCCTTCGCGTTCACCAACTGCGGTGGAGGCGGCGGTGGTCCGGCGGTGAGCCTGGTACCAGCCTCGTTGAAGTGGGGCAAGATCTTCGTAGGCGTGAAGAGTGGAGCGAAGACGATCACTCTCACCAATACGGGTTCTGCGACCCTGAACATCAGCAGCATTGCCGCGAGCGGGGACTTCGCCATTAAGACTGTGGCAAAGTCCTGCAAAGCCACGGTGGCGGCGGGAGCGAGCTGCCTGATCAAGGTAACGTTCACTCCAACCCAGCTTGGAGTACGTACTGGTCAGGTCACCATCACTGACAATGCGCCGGATTCTCCGCAGCATGTGAGCTTGACGGGAACCGGCAAGTAG